One Paenibacillus sp. FSL H7-0737 DNA segment encodes these proteins:
- the spoIIGA gene encoding sigma-E processing peptidase SpoIIGA produces the protein MVVYIDLIFAANLVIDGILLWLTGWMVKLRISWWRLILSALVGALYVVMMFVPELSFMYTFLIKFGLSVVMLWIAFGFGSLQSYLRTMGAFYIINFAAAGGIVGIHYLLQSSSDIWNGIMFTASGGHAYGLKIGFWFVIAVFPLVLICFKAVHSSRIRREQLETYIGEVVVEIDGVSVSCPGLLDTGNRLCDPLTRIPVMVMESTLWEGHLPAAWKGRLTQDGADRLLLETDGQSFAWQDRMRLVPYRGINRGASFMLALKPDLVTIKLGEDIFYSKRVLIGLDGGTLSGDGAYRAVIHPDLTQKESATDAALPS, from the coding sequence CTGGTTGTTTATATTGACTTGATATTCGCCGCCAATCTAGTGATCGACGGAATTCTTTTGTGGCTGACAGGCTGGATGGTTAAGCTGAGAATCTCATGGTGGCGTTTAATCCTCTCAGCTCTCGTTGGCGCACTGTATGTAGTGATGATGTTTGTACCGGAGCTGTCTTTCATGTATACCTTCCTTATCAAGTTTGGATTGTCGGTGGTTATGTTATGGATTGCCTTTGGTTTTGGGAGTCTGCAAAGCTACCTTCGCACTATGGGAGCTTTCTATATTATCAATTTTGCAGCCGCAGGTGGAATTGTTGGTATTCACTATTTGCTGCAGAGCTCCAGCGACATTTGGAATGGTATTATGTTCACTGCTTCAGGAGGGCATGCCTACGGCTTAAAGATCGGCTTTTGGTTTGTCATTGCAGTATTCCCCCTGGTGTTAATCTGCTTCAAGGCAGTGCATTCTTCACGAATCAGAAGGGAGCAGCTTGAAACCTATATCGGTGAGGTGGTTGTTGAAATTGATGGTGTAAGTGTTTCCTGTCCTGGCCTGCTAGACACAGGTAATCGTCTCTGTGATCCTTTGACCCGCATACCGGTGATGGTGATGGAATCGACGCTCTGGGAGGGGCATCTGCCTGCTGCATGGAAAGGGAGACTCACTCAGGATGGTGCGGACAGACTTTTGCTAGAAACGGACGGGCAGTCGTTTGCTTGGCAGGATAGGATGCGACTAGTACCTTACAGGGGGATTAACCGAGGGGCATCATTTATGCTCGCACTGAAGCCAGACCTTGTGACGATAAAGCTCGGTGAAGATATCTTTTATAGTAAAAGAGTCTTAATTGGGCTGGATGGCGGGACACTCTCAGGAGATGGAGCCTATCGGGCGGTCATACATCCGGATTTAACTCAAAAAGAGAGCGCCACTGATGCAGCACTACCTTCCTAA
- the ftsZ gene encoding cell division protein FtsZ, with protein sequence MLEFDFEMESLAQIKVIGVGGGGSNAVNRMIENGVQGVEFITVNTDAQALHMAKSEHKLQIGDKLTRGLGAGANPEVGKKAAEESRDLISNTLKGADMVFVTAGMGGGTGTGAAPVIAEIARECGALTVGVVTRPFTFEGRKRYNQAMLGIEALKEKVDTLIVIPNDRLLEIVDKKTPMLEAFREADNVLRQAVQGISDLIKVPGLINLDFADVKTIMTERGSALMGIGIANGENRASEAARKAIMSPLLETSIEGARGVIMNITGGSNLSLYEVNEAAEIVTSASDPEVNMIFGAIIDEGLKDDIKVTVIATGFEHKPSPETPGRRPVSTNNEPAAAPDKSSANLRPFGNQSSSDQLDIPTFLRNRTRGNND encoded by the coding sequence ATGTTAGAATTTGATTTTGAAATGGAGAGCTTGGCGCAAATAAAAGTCATCGGCGTAGGCGGCGGAGGTAGTAATGCTGTCAACCGGATGATTGAAAATGGCGTTCAGGGTGTAGAATTTATTACGGTTAATACAGACGCCCAAGCGTTGCATATGGCCAAATCGGAGCACAAGCTGCAAATCGGGGACAAGCTGACCCGCGGGTTGGGTGCAGGAGCTAATCCTGAAGTCGGTAAGAAAGCAGCGGAAGAATCCCGTGACTTGATCTCTAATACCCTTAAGGGCGCAGATATGGTGTTTGTTACTGCAGGGATGGGTGGCGGTACAGGAACAGGTGCAGCACCAGTTATTGCTGAGATTGCTAGAGAGTGTGGAGCCTTGACTGTGGGTGTAGTTACTCGCCCGTTCACTTTTGAAGGAAGAAAACGTTATAACCAGGCAATGCTTGGAATCGAAGCTTTGAAAGAAAAAGTCGACACGCTAATCGTCATTCCAAATGACCGTTTGCTTGAGATCGTAGATAAGAAAACACCGATGTTGGAAGCTTTCCGTGAAGCAGATAATGTTCTCCGGCAGGCTGTTCAAGGTATCTCTGACCTAATTAAGGTTCCTGGTCTGATTAACCTTGACTTTGCGGATGTAAAGACGATCATGACAGAGCGCGGTTCAGCGCTTATGGGTATTGGTATTGCAAATGGTGAGAACCGTGCGTCTGAAGCAGCACGTAAAGCCATCATGAGCCCACTCTTGGAAACGTCTATTGAAGGCGCCCGCGGCGTAATCATGAACATTACGGGAGGATCCAACCTCTCTCTATATGAAGTTAATGAAGCGGCTGAGATCGTTACATCCGCCTCTGATCCTGAAGTGAATATGATCTTTGGTGCGATTATTGATGAAGGCCTGAAGGATGATATCAAAGTAACAGTAATTGCTACTGGCTTTGAACATAAACCATCGCCTGAAACTCCGGGACGTCGTCCGGTCTCGACGAATAACGAGCCTGCGGCAGCACCGGATAAGAGTTCAGCTAATTTACGTCCTTTCGGCAATCAGAGTTCTTCTGACCAGCTCGATATTCCGACGTTCCTGCGTAATCGTACTCGGGGCAACAACGACTAA
- the ftsA gene encoding cell division protein FtsA translates to MSNNDIIVSLDIGTSKVRAIIGEVTNGTFNIIGVGSADSEGIRKGAIVDIDQTVQSIKSAIDHAEQMVGIQISEVYVGISGNHIGLQSSHGVVAVQNEDREIGEDDIDRVIKAAEVIAMPPEREVIDVVPKQFIVDGLEGIQDPRGMIGVRLEVDATIITGAKTPIHNLLRCVEKSGLKVKDLVLMSLGAGGLALSKDEKSMGSVLVDIGAGSTTIAIYEESSLCATSTIPIGGEFVTNDIAYGLRTLTDQAEKVKLKYGCAWIDDAASDVVFKVLRIGSNVEKEFNQEDLAAIIEPRVQEIFHLIKQEVKRLGYSELPGGYILTGGTVSMPGVLKAAQTELAASVRIAVPDYIGVRDPGFTGGVGILHNVVRSFRGRSSGGSSNKKTVNRSKQNATPNQETVQKTGFVERLKNMFSEFI, encoded by the coding sequence TTGAGCAACAATGACATCATTGTTAGTTTGGACATCGGTACATCCAAAGTTCGGGCAATAATTGGGGAAGTTACCAATGGAACCTTTAATATTATTGGCGTTGGATCTGCTGATTCGGAAGGAATACGTAAAGGCGCGATTGTAGATATCGACCAAACTGTGCAATCGATCAAAAGTGCTATAGATCATGCAGAGCAAATGGTGGGTATTCAAATATCAGAAGTTTATGTAGGCATTTCCGGTAATCATATTGGCCTGCAATCCAGCCACGGTGTCGTGGCCGTTCAGAATGAGGATCGTGAAATCGGTGAGGATGATATCGATCGCGTTATTAAAGCTGCGGAAGTCATCGCTATGCCTCCGGAGCGAGAAGTGATTGATGTTGTTCCTAAACAATTTATCGTCGATGGTCTCGAAGGTATTCAGGACCCGCGCGGGATGATTGGTGTTCGTCTAGAAGTGGACGCAACCATCATTACGGGTGCTAAGACGCCAATACATAATCTACTACGATGTGTTGAGAAATCAGGGCTGAAAGTGAAGGATCTTGTGCTGATGTCTCTTGGTGCTGGTGGATTGGCGCTGTCCAAAGACGAGAAATCGATGGGATCTGTTCTGGTTGATATCGGGGCCGGGTCGACAACGATAGCCATATACGAAGAAAGTTCCCTTTGTGCAACCTCTACGATTCCGATCGGCGGAGAATTTGTAACTAATGACATTGCATACGGACTACGTACACTTACTGATCAAGCGGAGAAAGTAAAGCTAAAGTATGGTTGCGCATGGATTGACGATGCAGCCTCTGACGTTGTCTTCAAGGTGCTGCGCATTGGCAGTAATGTAGAGAAGGAATTTAACCAAGAGGATTTAGCGGCAATTATCGAACCACGGGTGCAAGAAATCTTCCATCTGATTAAACAGGAAGTGAAACGGCTTGGTTACAGTGAACTACCTGGAGGTTATATATTAACGGGTGGAACTGTTTCGATGCCTGGCGTATTAAAGGCGGCTCAGACTGAACTGGCTGCATCTGTACGCATCGCTGTACCGGATTATATCGGTGTACGGGACCCTGGGTTTACCGGAGGTGTTGGTATCCTGCATAATGTTGTCCGTAGCTTCCGTGGAAGAAGCAGTGGTGGAAGCAGCAACAAAAAGACGGTCAACCGGAGTAAGCAGAACGCCACTCCAAACCAGGAAACGGTTCAGAAGACCGGGTTTGTCGAGCGTCTAAAGAACATGTTCAGCGAGTTTATATAA
- a CDS encoding cell division protein FtsQ/DivIB codes for MTTTRLPLLKEDKPKKKMSRKITAILLLLFTALLAVIFFRSSISHITVIDFQGSKYSTSEELLSQSGIHIGGQFFAVSTKSVEQSLLELKTVKAVAVKKDFPGVITVKIEEFPAVAYELEQGGILKAILSSGAAVTVNETGIAVEKPILTNWDPADPNKAILCQTLGSISNELTSDISEIVPSPTLSFPDRIKLYTRSRFEVITSISLLKSKVSYLNQVIETKEPGLITMLEADSYVPFQVESEEQKGDEQKDVQE; via the coding sequence ATGACAACAACCCGATTACCTCTTCTTAAAGAGGACAAGCCTAAGAAAAAAATGAGCCGTAAGATTACGGCGATCCTGCTGCTACTGTTCACTGCGCTTCTTGCTGTGATTTTTTTCAGATCGTCTATTAGTCACATTACAGTGATAGATTTTCAGGGAAGCAAGTATTCTACTAGTGAGGAATTACTCTCGCAAAGTGGAATTCATATAGGTGGACAATTCTTTGCCGTTTCTACGAAGTCTGTGGAACAATCTTTGCTGGAGCTTAAGACGGTTAAGGCAGTGGCCGTAAAGAAGGATTTCCCCGGGGTAATCACAGTGAAGATTGAAGAATTCCCTGCGGTGGCCTATGAACTGGAACAGGGCGGCATCTTGAAGGCGATTCTGTCGAGTGGAGCAGCGGTGACTGTTAATGAGACTGGTATTGCTGTAGAGAAACCTATATTAACCAATTGGGATCCAGCTGATCCTAATAAGGCTATCCTATGCCAAACGCTTGGAAGCATTTCTAATGAATTGACAAGTGATATCTCTGAGATTGTTCCCTCGCCAACCTTATCATTTCCGGATCGTATCAAGCTCTATACTAGATCCCGTTTCGAGGTGATCACTTCCATCTCTTTATTGAAGAGCAAAGTGTCATACTTAAATCAGGTAATAGAGACAAAGGAGCCTGGACTTATCACGATGCTTGAAGCCGACTCGTATGTTCCTTTTCAGGTCGAAAGTGAGGAGCAAAAGGGCGATGAGCAAAAAGATGTGCAAGAGTAG
- the murA gene encoding UDP-N-acetylglucosamine 1-carboxyvinyltransferase, whose product MDKLVIEGGSPLSGTIRIHGAKNAALPILAASLLAEGVHSLHNVPKLLDIETMLDILDRLGCRCVHQEDTVTIDTSAVGTSHIPEDLMRQMRSSIFLMGPLLSRFGEVTIYQPGGCAIGERKIDLHLQGLKALGAEIEESNGRIFCRGSKLIGSDIHLDYPSVGATENIMMAAAKAEGTTTISGAAREPEIQDLQQFLNSMGAQIIGAGTDTITIQGVKNLYPCTYEVIPDRIVAGTVMIAAAATRGNVTLTHANAGHLTSLIHVLKRAGVQITVCNDIINISCMGRPRAVERIVTSPYPSFPTDLQSQVMVLLSLADGFSVIKETVFEGRFKHVEEMARMGADISIDLNRAFIRGVQRLYGATVEATDLRAGAALVIAGLAAQGTTVVEQAHHIDRGYDGIEKLFQKLGARISRKVPVPDPLDLAN is encoded by the coding sequence TTGGACAAATTGGTGATTGAGGGTGGAAGTCCCCTGTCAGGCACCATTCGTATCCATGGAGCAAAAAATGCGGCGCTGCCGATTCTAGCGGCAAGCCTGCTGGCCGAAGGAGTTCACTCACTGCATAATGTGCCGAAGCTGCTGGACATCGAGACTATGCTAGACATCCTAGATCGGCTGGGCTGCAGGTGCGTGCATCAAGAGGATACGGTGACGATAGATACGTCTGCCGTCGGGACATCTCATATCCCTGAGGATTTAATGCGGCAGATGAGATCTTCCATTTTTCTAATGGGACCGCTGTTATCCAGATTTGGAGAGGTAACGATCTATCAGCCTGGGGGCTGTGCGATCGGAGAGCGTAAAATCGATCTTCATCTACAGGGACTTAAGGCGTTAGGGGCGGAGATCGAGGAGAGCAACGGAAGAATATTCTGTCGGGGCTCTAAGCTTATAGGGAGTGATATTCATCTCGACTATCCAAGTGTAGGAGCAACGGAGAATATTATGATGGCTGCGGCAAAGGCAGAGGGAACAACAACAATATCGGGGGCAGCGAGAGAGCCGGAGATACAGGACCTACAGCAATTTTTAAATAGCATGGGTGCTCAGATTATCGGTGCAGGTACGGACACCATCACAATTCAAGGGGTGAAAAACCTATATCCCTGTACGTACGAGGTGATACCTGATCGGATTGTGGCTGGAACCGTAATGATTGCTGCGGCAGCTACACGAGGAAATGTGACTTTGACACATGCCAATGCGGGGCATCTGACTTCACTTATTCATGTGCTCAAGCGGGCTGGTGTTCAAATCACAGTGTGCAATGATATAATTAATATCAGTTGTATGGGGCGCCCACGTGCTGTTGAGAGAATTGTGACTTCTCCTTATCCTTCTTTCCCAACCGATCTGCAATCTCAGGTCATGGTGCTGTTGTCTCTCGCTGATGGCTTCAGTGTAATCAAGGAGACGGTGTTTGAGGGACGATTCAAGCATGTTGAAGAAATGGCGCGGATGGGCGCTGATATTTCTATTGATTTGAATCGTGCGTTTATTCGCGGCGTTCAGAGATTGTATGGTGCTACTGTGGAAGCTACTGACTTGCGTGCAGGTGCGGCTCTGGTCATTGCTGGGCTTGCTGCACAAGGGACTACAGTCGTTGAGCAAGCACACCATATTGACCGCGGGTATGATGGAATAGAGAAGCTGTTTCAGAAGCTTGGCGCGCGTATAAGCCGCAAGGTACCCGTACCGGATCCACTTGATTTGGCCAATTAA
- the murG gene encoding undecaprenyldiphospho-muramoylpentapeptide beta-N-acetylglucosaminyltransferase has product MRIVLSGGGTGGHIYPAVAVARQMELEDSKSTFLYIGGTRGLESKLVPQENIPFKSIDITGFRRKLSIDNVKTVMRFLKGVKASKEMLREFKPDVVIGTGGYVCGPVVYAASRLGIPTLIHEQNAIPGLTNRFLSRYASTVAVSFEGTESSFPGSKNVIYTGNPRATTVTTASPQRGFASLGISDGSTVVLVVGGSQGAKAINRAMIEMAPKVGKGNGVHYVYVTGEPYFEETRAELRQKLGSIPNWLHVLPYVHNMPEVLACTSLIVNRAGASFLAEITALGIPSVLIPSPNVTNNHQEANARQLEREGAAVVLLEKDLNGTALYEAVQKIIGTEAVREQMSVASKRLGKRDSAAVITSELRRLAGKKS; this is encoded by the coding sequence ATGCGTATCGTATTAAGCGGCGGAGGCACGGGTGGACATATCTATCCTGCGGTCGCTGTTGCTAGGCAAATGGAGTTGGAAGATAGCAAATCTACCTTCCTGTATATTGGTGGAACGCGTGGCTTAGAGAGCAAGCTTGTCCCTCAAGAGAATATCCCTTTCAAATCTATTGACATCACTGGTTTTCGGCGCAAGCTATCCATAGACAATGTCAAGACCGTGATGCGTTTCTTGAAGGGTGTCAAGGCTTCCAAAGAGATGTTAAGAGAATTCAAACCAGATGTTGTGATTGGAACAGGCGGTTATGTGTGTGGTCCAGTCGTTTATGCTGCATCCCGGTTGGGCATCCCTACATTGATCCATGAACAAAATGCCATACCAGGTCTAACCAATCGCTTTCTGAGTCGGTATGCGAGTACAGTTGCCGTAAGCTTTGAAGGAACAGAGTCCTCTTTTCCGGGCAGCAAAAATGTGATCTATACTGGCAATCCACGTGCCACAACAGTTACTACAGCAAGTCCGCAACGAGGATTCGCATCGCTGGGGATTTCGGATGGCAGTACTGTTGTTTTGGTGGTTGGTGGCAGTCAGGGAGCTAAGGCTATTAATAGAGCCATGATTGAAATGGCCCCAAAAGTGGGTAAGGGTAATGGTGTTCATTATGTGTATGTTACAGGTGAACCTTATTTCGAAGAGACTCGGGCGGAATTGCGTCAAAAGCTGGGTAGCATACCAAACTGGTTGCATGTCCTTCCTTACGTTCATAATATGCCAGAGGTGTTGGCTTGTACCTCCTTGATCGTTAATCGGGCGGGAGCCTCTTTTCTCGCTGAGATTACAGCGCTGGGTATTCCCTCTGTACTCATTCCATCTCCTAATGTGACGAATAACCATCAGGAGGCGAATGCAAGACAGTTGGAACGTGAAGGTGCTGCTGTGGTGCTGCTTGAGAAAGATTTAAACGGCACGGCACTATATGAGGCGGTTCAAAAAATCATCGGAACTGAAGCCGTGCGTGAGCAGATGTCCGTGGCCTCCAAACGACTCGGCAAAAGAGATTCTGCGGCAGTAATCACAAGCGAGCTCCGAAGACTTGCGGGTAAGAAGTCTTAA
- the spoVE gene encoding stage V sporulation protein E, protein MNKTRHAPDIWLLIPILSLLVIGMVMVYSAGSVLGFRNYGDSFYFVKRQLLFAGLGLVAMFVTANTDYRVLKKLAKPALLICFFLLVIVLIPGIGVVRGGARSWLGISSFGIQPSEFMKMGMILFLANWLGKEEYDITSFTRGLLPPLALIGSAFALIMLQPDLGTGTVMFGAALMMVFTAGARMKHLLSLGVAGAAGFVALIAAAPYRLQRITAFLDPWSDPLGAGYQIIQSLYAIGPGGLGGLGLGMSRQKYSYVPEPQTDFIFSILAEELGFIGGLAVLILFLILIWRGMKVAMSLPDRFGSYLAVGIVCMVAVQVIINIGVVIGLMPVTGITLPLISYGGSSLTLMLTSLGILLNLSRFAR, encoded by the coding sequence ATGAACAAAACTCGTCATGCTCCCGATATTTGGTTGCTGATTCCTATTCTATCTTTGCTGGTGATCGGCATGGTGATGGTATACAGCGCCGGGTCCGTTCTGGGCTTCCGCAATTATGGAGATTCGTTTTACTTTGTAAAAAGACAGCTTTTGTTTGCAGGACTAGGACTAGTCGCAATGTTCGTTACGGCGAATACCGATTACAGGGTGCTGAAAAAGCTGGCTAAGCCGGCACTTCTGATCTGCTTTTTCTTACTTGTTATTGTGCTTATCCCTGGTATTGGTGTAGTACGCGGGGGAGCGCGCAGCTGGCTAGGAATTAGCTCCTTCGGGATCCAGCCTTCCGAATTCATGAAGATGGGGATGATTCTATTCTTAGCCAATTGGCTAGGAAAAGAGGAATACGACATCACTTCCTTCACACGCGGCTTGCTCCCACCACTTGCGCTCATTGGGTCAGCCTTCGCGCTGATCATGCTCCAGCCGGATTTGGGTACAGGTACCGTCATGTTTGGTGCAGCCTTGATGATGGTCTTCACAGCAGGGGCTAGAATGAAGCATTTACTTTCACTTGGAGTAGCTGGTGCGGCAGGGTTTGTTGCTTTGATTGCAGCAGCGCCTTACCGGTTGCAGCGGATTACCGCTTTTCTTGATCCTTGGTCCGACCCCCTTGGTGCAGGCTACCAGATCATTCAGTCGTTATATGCGATTGGTCCTGGTGGGCTCGGTGGCCTTGGATTAGGAATGAGTCGGCAGAAGTACAGCTATGTACCTGAGCCACAAACAGATTTTATTTTTTCTATATTGGCCGAGGAGCTGGGTTTTATCGGTGGTTTGGCTGTGTTGATCCTATTTCTTATTTTAATCTGGCGCGGGATGAAGGTGGCGATGAGTCTACCTGACCGTTTTGGAAGCTATCTGGCCGTTGGCATCGTCTGTATGGTGGCTGTGCAAGTCATTATTAATATTGGTGTTGTTATTGGTCTAATGCCTGTAACGGGCATCACGCTTCCTCTGATTAGCTATGGCGGATCTTCACTTACACTGATGCTAACATCCCTTGGCATTCTATTGAACTTATCCCGTTTTGCGAGGTGA
- the murD gene encoding UDP-N-acetylmuramoyl-L-alanine--D-glutamate ligase, whose protein sequence is MKHPDMYRGEEVVVLGLAKSGVQVAKVLHDRGALVTVNDKKERDQSPEASELESLGICVISGGHPDGLIHEGVSLVIKNPGIPYSAPPVQKALELGIEVVTEVEVAYRLCAAPMIGITGSNGKTTTTTWVGQMLEAAGMNPIVAGNIGTPLCEAAQEATEDNWMVVELSSFQLKGTETFRPKIGCLLNIAETHLDYHGSMKDYVDSKAKLFANQVDTDTAVLNWDDPFCRELVPYMKATILPFSMSEELTHGVFVSPSYITGQDDDLKRRIIYRESADQETIIADVDSISIPGRFNVGNALAACGIAIAAGADPSLLGEVLASFRGVEHRLEYVADKAGATYYNNSKATNSKATIMALTSFERPVVLIAGGLDRGSDYLELLPVLSGRVKALVALGETKDKLTNVAQLAGLKQIISVDNGESAAAVLEQAVQEASALAEEGDIVLLSPACASWDMFTSYEERGRIFKEAVHNL, encoded by the coding sequence ATGAAACATCCAGATATGTATCGTGGTGAAGAAGTTGTGGTTCTTGGGCTCGCAAAAAGCGGTGTCCAGGTTGCTAAAGTGCTGCATGATCGAGGCGCTTTAGTTACGGTGAACGATAAAAAGGAAAGAGATCAAAGTCCCGAAGCTTCCGAATTGGAATCTTTGGGAATTTGTGTTATAAGCGGTGGGCATCCGGATGGACTGATTCATGAAGGTGTAAGTCTGGTCATTAAGAATCCAGGCATTCCTTATTCTGCGCCTCCTGTGCAAAAGGCTCTTGAGCTTGGCATTGAAGTAGTTACAGAGGTGGAGGTTGCTTACCGTCTTTGTGCAGCGCCGATGATTGGCATCACGGGATCCAATGGCAAGACGACAACGACGACCTGGGTAGGTCAAATGCTGGAAGCTGCAGGTATGAATCCGATTGTTGCAGGTAACATTGGCACGCCTCTCTGTGAGGCTGCGCAAGAAGCTACAGAGGATAACTGGATGGTGGTCGAACTCAGCAGCTTCCAGCTCAAAGGTACGGAGACTTTCCGCCCCAAAATAGGTTGTTTGTTGAATATTGCGGAGACCCACCTGGATTATCATGGGAGCATGAAGGATTATGTCGATTCCAAAGCAAAGCTGTTCGCCAATCAAGTAGATACGGATACGGCTGTGCTGAACTGGGACGATCCTTTTTGCCGGGAACTTGTGCCGTATATGAAAGCTACTATTCTTCCGTTCTCTATGTCCGAGGAGCTCACTCATGGTGTGTTTGTTAGCCCATCCTATATTACGGGTCAAGATGACGATCTGAAGCGCCGCATCATCTATCGCGAATCTGCAGACCAAGAAACAATCATTGCTGATGTAGATTCCATTAGTATTCCGGGACGTTTCAACGTGGGAAATGCACTGGCTGCATGTGGAATTGCCATTGCTGCTGGAGCTGACCCCTCTTTATTGGGTGAAGTGCTTGCTTCATTTCGCGGTGTGGAGCACCGGCTGGAGTATGTGGCTGATAAGGCTGGAGCCACTTATTATAATAACTCCAAAGCAACAAACTCCAAAGCGACGATTATGGCATTAACGTCCTTTGAGCGCCCTGTAGTGCTGATCGCTGGTGGATTAGACCGTGGTTCCGATTATTTGGAGCTGCTGCCTGTCCTGAGCGGTCGTGTTAAAGCGCTAGTGGCGTTAGGGGAAACTAAGGACAAGCTAACGAATGTAGCGCAGCTGGCAGGATTAAAGCAGATTATCTCCGTCGATAATGGGGAGAGTGCCGCTGCCGTGCTTGAGCAAGCTGTGCAGGAAGCTTCCGCTCTGGCGGAAGAAGGAGATATCGTTCTTTTGTCTCCTGCCTGTGCAAGTTGGGATATGTTTACATCCTATGAAGAGCGCGGGCGTATTTTTAAAGAGGCGGTGCATAACCTTTAA
- the mraY gene encoding phospho-N-acetylmuramoyl-pentapeptide-transferase, whose amino-acid sequence MDYQLLLLTIAVSFILAVIAAPLFIPLLRRMKFGQQVRDDGPQSHLKKAGTPTMGGIVIIVAFTLAYLKFSVVNNDFYVLLVATLGFGLIGFLDDYIKIVFKRSLGLTARQKLFGQLLVGAVMCGLLISAGHSTSISVPGTDFSFDWGGFFYYPFIIIMMMAVTNAVNFTDGVDGLLSGVSAIALAAYAVVAMQATSIAAGVCAAAMIGAVLGFLVFNAHPAKVFMGDTGSFGIGGAIGAIAIVTKSELLFLIIGGVFVVEMLSVVIQVVSFKTRGKRVFRMSPIHHHFELGGWSEWRVVISFWAVSLILAAVGLFISKGL is encoded by the coding sequence ATGGATTATCAACTATTGTTATTGACTATTGCTGTTTCCTTTATCCTTGCGGTCATTGCCGCTCCGCTCTTCATTCCGCTACTGCGCAGGATGAAATTCGGACAGCAGGTGCGAGATGACGGACCGCAATCCCATTTAAAGAAAGCGGGAACGCCGACGATGGGCGGTATCGTAATCATCGTGGCTTTTACATTGGCTTATCTGAAATTTTCCGTGGTGAATAACGATTTCTACGTACTACTAGTGGCTACGCTTGGTTTTGGACTGATCGGATTTTTGGATGATTATATCAAAATCGTATTCAAGCGTTCTTTGGGCCTTACGGCGCGTCAAAAATTGTTCGGGCAGCTGTTGGTAGGTGCTGTGATGTGCGGTCTGCTGATTTCTGCAGGACATAGCACAAGTATCAGCGTTCCGGGTACTGATTTCAGCTTTGACTGGGGCGGCTTTTTCTACTATCCATTCATTATTATTATGATGATGGCAGTAACGAATGCTGTTAACTTTACCGATGGAGTAGATGGTTTGCTGTCTGGTGTAAGTGCTATTGCTTTGGCAGCTTATGCTGTTGTAGCGATGCAGGCTACGTCAATTGCAGCTGGCGTGTGTGCAGCGGCAATGATCGGGGCCGTTCTTGGATTTCTGGTCTTTAATGCCCATCCAGCTAAGGTGTTCATGGGAGATACCGGTTCATTTGGTATTGGCGGCGCGATAGGTGCGATTGCTATTGTCACAAAGAGCGAACTGCTGTTTTTAATTATTGGCGGTGTGTTTGTGGTGGAAATGTTATCTGTCGTGATACAGGTGGTTTCTTTCAAAACCCGTGGCAAACGTGTATTCAGAATGAGCCCGATTCACCATCATTTTGAACTTGGTGGCTGGTCGGAATGGCGTGTGGTAATTTCGTTCTGGGCGGTAAGCTTGATATTAGCCGCTGTTGGACTATTTATTAGCAAGGGGTTGTAG